In Quercus robur chromosome 11, dhQueRobu3.1, whole genome shotgun sequence, the sequence CAGCAGGTTGACGAAttgaaattgtttaaaatttgtagATGTCTAACATTATTTTCTGAAATTATATTCATCATTTGTGTCATGCTATATAACATTAATTTGTTCCATATGATGTTGATGTTGTGAAAACTAGTttgagcttcttctttttttttcaagtgaacTTCAAGGAAAGAATCACACACTCTCAATAAGGCAccttcacaaatataagtgaCCACAAAAGTAGAATTGGGCCAAATTTAAgcaaaaatgagaaaatgattACAACTTTTTGTCACCCATTTTTTCACTTCTCCTTGCCATACAAAAGGATCTGCCATCAAAGTTATAAATTGTTGTTCTAACTTTTTTTGTCATATTGTCTTGGTTGAAGTGTTCTTTTAAGTCAAAAATATTAGCCATACCCAAGCATATCAATAGGCTTTGCACAATTCATAAATACAATGGTTCCATTTTGAGTAAAACACCCTGAAATCCAAATTAAATTCCAGTATTATGCATTTAGCATTCCTCTATTAAATCTTTATGGTTAAACTTAGTAAATTTCACACCAAGAGAAAAGATCTTTGTAACTTTGGACATCTTGTTCTGAAAACCAATGAAGTTATCTCCACAAAACATATATCTGCAGTTAACTTTTTGTATATTAATTTCAGAAACCACttgaaagaaaaagctaaagGAGATGGTAGTGATTtcatcacaagttttggacaatcACAATTTgtgtaatattatatattatcttcttttttgtaataatttatagTGCGTACATTATGTTCAATTgttcataccaaaaaaaaaaaaaagggtaatgtGGAGTAGACATAGAGTAACTCAATCctatgttgtaatggaatatTTGTACACTTGCTACAAATAGTTTGGGGTTTCAACGACCGTCAATTTCAGAAAGTGATATTTCATTTACTGAATTAGATGTTGCACTCGTTGATCTGTTTGTACTATTGTAAGTACCCATCAAAATAAATGCAGGTCGTTTTGGAGAAGGAAGATGAGTGTCATTACCCAACATGAAAACAACAGTTGACATGGTTGGCCGGTCTGTTGCATGTTCTTGCACGCACAAAAGTCCAATTTGAATGCATCTTGAAACTTCATTAGCAGGGTATGCCTCATCTAGTAATGGGTCAACTATTTTCATGGAATTGTCTTCTCTCCATAGGTCCCAAACCTGAGACAAGATATTGATCATATTAGACTCAACAATATAGGCTTAATTTTGTAGTCATTGTTTGCACGTGTACTTACATGTCCAATCAAATTTGAGGAAGGACCATCATGATGGTAAGTACTGTTCTTTTTACCAGTAACGATCTCTAGCAACAATACCCCAAAGCTATATACATCAGACTTTATTGAAAATAGTCCTTGCATTGCATACTCAGGTGACATATAACCACTGTCATAGCACAATAAAAAGGAAGATATTGAACCTCAATATAAAATGGTCGAAGATAGCCCTTTGGGCGCTAACATACATGTAAAATTTGAAGTAACACAATATGAAAACGAATTATAGAGATATccttaatattatttttttttcttacaaaggCTTGTAGTTTGGACTCTCCTTAGATGTAAAAATGGTAGTCAAGTAATCGGTTAAAAAAGTATATCTTTGTTTTCTAACATACTTACAATGTTCCAACGATGCAATTTGTATTAGCTTCAATTTGATCCCCTCCAACAATTCTAGCCATaccaaaatctgaaatttttggattCAATGCATTGTCAAGTAGAACATTGCTGGCCTTTAAATCTCTATGGATAATtcttaatcttgaatcttgatgaAGGTATAAGATCCCTCGAGCAATTCCACAAATAATCTCAAATCGCTTTCCCCAATCTAAACATGTCCTTTTTGTTtcatctaaatgaagaagtgaGAACTTGGATTAGATTGCATTGCATTCGTGCTTTTTTACTTAGTTATAAAATCTTGCTACTTGGAACTGATATGTTTGTAATGGGAGGATCGTTTTCTAGTGATGATGAGTGAGGttaatattaaaaagaagacATACCAAAAATGAAAGAGTCCAAGCTTTTATTTGGCAAGTACTCATAGATCAACATCTTCTCTTCTTTGTGAATGCAACAACCTAAAATTCTCACAAGGTTTCTATGTTGGAGTTTAGCAATTAGTGCAACTTCTGTTTTGAATTGTACTATTCCTTGTCCAGAGCATTTTGATAGTCTTTTTACTGCTATTTCCATTCCATTTTGTAGCAAACCCTGCAATTAAAGTCCAAATATCATTGTCATAGTGCACAATTGTTGAAAGAAACTCAACTTGGTGAATTATTTGGGGAAGCCCAATTGCACACCACAAATTCAAACTCAATGAGTACCCGTAAACATTCATGATGGAATTTATGATGCATAAACACACTTGAAATGAGACTACCTTATAAACTGGGCCAAAACCACCTTGGCCAAGCTTGTTAGCAATAGAGAAGTTATCAGTAGCTGCAATAATGGTTCTTAGAtcaaataatggaaaatttgaatttcttctACTTCCATCAAGGTCCCTTCTACTCAAAGAGTCCTCGAAGTATGTTAAAGTGGACTCAGCACTATCTAAATTTGTGCTATGCCTCATCCCTGTCATAAAACAAGTAATTAATAATGCTAGCAACCATTTTTGTCCAATTAGGAATTCTCACACAAAAGCCTAATTTAATAAAACTGAGAAACACactaaaataaagaatgaaacagaggaaaataagaggaaaaattgaagtttacaatTTTCTATATATCATTTTCAGGAAATCCCATTTGGTTAAAATGCACTTTTCTAAGAGGTAAGTGCTTATGGGAGGTGAAAGTTCCTCAGGCCTACTAATGGGGCTAGAGAAAATCTTAAAATGTCAGGGAATTGGTTGGGCCATTCATGAAGCTTTTAGTTGAAAGGGTGAAAAAATTATCCATGTGGCATGATAATTGACATGCTGAAGGTGTTTTGATCCCCAACTTTGTCCAAAAGGTGGTGTATAATACTGTAATTTCTGAGTTTGCAGAAGTATCTAGTATTCTGAAAGAAATGCAGTAGCCTTGGAAACTTATCAGATCAAAAGATACTACCCTACAAGCTAATTTTCATCAATTAAAATTAGCTAAGACAATTAGACAACTCAATGTACTGGATTTCATCTAAATACGGAAAAGTCACATGGAATTCAACTTGGAGTGAAATAAGAAACAAGATGGATATAGCTAAATGGTGGAAAGTGGTATGGTCTAAAGCAGCTACTTCTAAGCATTCCTTAATACTTTGTCTTTGGCTGGCAGTGAAGGACGAATTGCAATTCAGAGTAGaattaaataagaaacatgtatGTCTCAATGAATGGTAGAAACTGGAATGGTCTAAAGCTACTTTTCCCAACAAGTCCTTCATATCTTGGCTGGCAGTGAAGGACAGATTTCCCTCCCAAGAAAGGCTTGTAAAATGGGGTACAATGGTGCTCATGTATGTTTTCTGTAGAAGTCAAATGGAATTTTTGATCTTGTCATCTTCGAGAGttctttcttttgaatttaaCATTTGTGTATGGTAGATATAAGAATGTGCAAATGGAATGAGCTAATGCATTTATTCGTAGGCTGAAAAGCAAGAAGTTCAAGAATAGCATTTGAAAAATTTCCTTGGCTGCTTCAGTATACCATCTTTGGATCCAAAGAAATGATTATGAgtataataacaaaatatatctagttctttttcattttttcttttatcaacttctacgcttgaaaaatatatcaaGTTCCATTCCATTTTATTCAGTTTTATTTCATGATTTACGTATTCTGCCTATTCTTTTATAAACTCTAAAACATAGCCTATTCTTTTATAAACTCTGAAACATAGTGTTGGAGTAATCTTGGGAGCATTTGTTCACTAGCCTTAGAAGTATAGAAataggtttaaaaaaattgctctAAATTTCCttacctttcttcttcttcattacaAAACAATACACAACTGAGACTATAAGAAGAAACATTACAGCAACAGAAACTCCCAGAATTGCCAGCATCCTCTTTTTTTGAGTAAGACCATTTTTCTTAGCATATTGagctgagtaaaaaaaaaaaaaaaaaaaaaaaaaaattattcaaatgaCATCATAATTTTAGAAGTTGATTGaacataaatatttattgatgCAGTTTTGCAAGAAAATGGGAGTAGGGATGGAACAAGGGTTTAAGGAGaatatgtgattttattttttatttttttaaaggagaaaATGCAATTCTCATTTTGAGGTCCAACttatcaaaagaacaaaacaaaaaaaaacaaacatgttCTCACAACAATGTCAAGTCCATATGTGATTCTCTTTTTTGAGGCCGAAAACATgttaaaagaagaaacaaaaaaacaaatattgcaAACCTATTTTTGTAACAACAATGTCCAATGCCAAGAGAGTGTTTCTTATTAATATAAGTAGAATCACagttcaatttctctctctcccattattataataactatataaaaataaaatgaaacaagTATTGCATAGTAGGACCTACTACGAGTGATGAATATAATTGTAGAAATCTTGTGCTATAAGGGTATACAACTCTTAAATAATTTTGACTTCTCCACACATCGTTTGAGTTTTGAATTAGTATGAAATAGATAAAAGGtagaattgtgaaaattttgatatttttagatAATTTAACAAAACCATATATAAATTCTTTCCCATATGGAATGTAATACTCGTTTAgatttgtaatatataatttgaaatatgaaacagatcaattttaaatagagaaaatcatttttcaataaTGTGACCTAAATCAACTTTAAGGTTAGTACCATAGGGCAAATTAGATGTTGAACTAGTATTCTGTATAAATTTTAGACTAATATAATACAATAAACATGAACTTTGACTAACActctatttgttttgaagtaaaacaaataaaattttaaggtgtTTTGTATGACCagtaaaaattttcaagcaaacaaccaaaatcagtAGTTGAGTCACCAGAACCGCTAGTGTAGGAGGTCTAGTAACCCGACTATTGGAATTTTAGCTTGAAACGATGTCTCCAACAACCAGACAAGGGCCAACTACTGCTAGGGTGATGTCTCCAGCCACCAGAATGGTGGTTTCGGTAATCAAACCTCTAGCACGTAGCTTTAGTGACCGGATTACCAGTATTTGTTGCCAAAGTGATGGCTCTAGCCACCAGAACGTTGGCACTAATTGTTAGAGTGGTGGCTCTAACCACTGGACTACCGACATCATTTGCCTAGCTCATCGAACCAATGACCTAACCACCAAATGGGGTGAGGGAACTCACtatgtatttttgtaaaatgttttatcaaaattttaagatgaaaaaGTACCTAATACAACCGCATCCACACGTATGTATAAATCTTGTCCTGCGTCAGGATATGTTCTTGCGTCCACCAAGTCCCCTTGCCATGTCAAGCAACCAATCCCTCCCTCACTCTCATTTGCACTTGTGTAAGCCATACAAGAACAATTCCTCAAACACTTTTGCTCACACTCTTTCATACTCAAACTCATGTCTGCATGTGCTATTGAAGTATCTGGCACCTTCATATGTGCCAACTTCACGAACCCTTCTCCATTATTGCATATGGACACTCCTTGCTTTTCCCTCATGCAATCATGAGATGACTTGGGTTCAAATCCAGGAAAGCACTTGCactcaaaaatgaccaaattgtGTGGGTCACAATAACTATTTGGACCACAATTCAAATACTTATCGCACAACTCTCGTGGGGCAGACCAATATTCGACCCATGTAGTCTCCTGCCATAAGGACCGTCGCATAATTCCTGATTCATCCAACACCATTTTAACAGTAACTTTGGGGTCAActgaatttgaaaatatattgtaCATAATGGTGGTTTCATCTTGATTATTCACAAAGCTAACATTGAAGTAATTTGATATCATTTCGGGTATACCGCTCCATCTTAGGCCAGTCCAAGATCCAGCACGCCATAATAGAGTCCGACCCATGTATAAGCATGCCTGAGGATACCCAGTTGGAACCATTTGATATGAGTAGTCGCCAATTCCTGGGTCATCTTTGGACTTCCAAGATGTTAGGAACCGGTTCAACCCAGTTCGCCGATCTAGCCCAAGTTTCATGAGCGGAAGCAGAGTATTGGTGGGATAATCAAAACTTTGCCATGTAAAACGTTGGCTGTCTTGTTGAACCAAAACAAGATTTCCTATATCTAAGAGCTTAGCCATAGAATTATTTGTGGATGagacagaaaaagaaacattggtggaccaaataggagtggtttgattttgggtgtGGAGTACAAGGTTTCCCTTACCGTTGATGGAGAGGACTCCAGAGGCATCATTGAGAGGAGTGTCTCTGTTTGCAACCCACACAACGGTTTGTTCAGTGATTTGGTTATACCAAATTCCAACATAACGATGACTGGAATTGCCAAGGCTTAAAAACCCAAGCGCAAAGGTTTTTTGGTTTGAGAGTAGAAGTTGACCGTCACCATCCTTGAGGGGTTGGTTTGGTGTTATGGAGTCAAGGGAAGTGCAGATTGGGCAAACAAGAAGAAGGGAGAGAAGAAGCAATGATGTATTCCCTTTAGCAGGATTCATGGGATTTCTAATGAAGAGTACAGTAATATGACTTGTGGCTGATGGGCTAGGATAGACTATAGAAAGCTTGATagccatataaaaaaaaaaaaatcagttgttcttcttttataaataaagttaaatgaGTTATTCAACGTATGCAAGGTGTCATCTAGTTGTCAAGGACCCACACGCTTAAATCATGTTTACCTTGAAAACCTGTCATCCAATTGTCAAGGACCCACCACATGCTCAAATCATGTTTACCTTGAAAACCTGTTCACATTAGTGAAAGATGAGTCATGCTATGGTGACataaaaaatgcataattttgtaCTACAACTCGTGGCGAGTTATGAGTAGTGAAAGTGTATCTCCATATTACCCACAATCATACATTTACTAATCACAACTCGTCACATGGCAAATTGTGGCACAAAATTGTGCATTTTTATGTGTCAATAGTATTACTCAATGAAAGATACTTGACAAAACTTTGGTCTTCTTTGGCAACTTTAATTTAAGTCTACGTCACAATTTTTGACCAGGGGCGGCACCaccttaaatttatatatatatatatatataatttaaaattttttttttgtgtagccttcaaaacaaatttgagaacatcctcaatttttttttatgccaataaaattaaattttgatttataatttgttatatatttcgTGGATGAAGAATTGTTTGGTTGTGTATACTGAAAGAGATATAGCTTGTagtattgataatgagactattatGCACTGATTTCAAAGTATAAAAACTCGTAGAaggcaattgtaaactttatgtatctgcgtatttttttattgttgttattgtcaatatatgaatttctctttttattagatgataTAATTTAagcgaaaatgcacttttgatccctacattttggtCACAAAATTGATTTTACTAGTAATGTAatctctaaaaaaagaaaatcgatTTTATTTTAGTCACTGTCGTCAACTCattaacaaaaatctcctaggTGTAGAAAGAGTGTCCTACTAGTTGACATGGCGCTGATGAgaccattaaaatattattaaaaaaaattctttgacatttttttaatgacacgtcagatttaaattaataaaacattaaaaaatttaaattaataaaacattaaaaaaaaaggtcagatcagaaaattcaaaaaaaattaaaaaataaacattaatataattatattttattttattttttaatttttttttcgtaaGAACATTTCTTCTTTTCCTAAACATGaacttcatgttcttccccggCAAACAAACCAtagcaaacccaaaaattttcttaagaaacaaacacacaaaaaaacccaaaaaattcagctcaaaaacaaaatcataaatctCAAATCCACCATTTTTTCAAACACCAGCAAAATCATAAAATCCCAAAGCCCCAAAGTACcaaattaatccaaaaatacaacataaccaacccaaaaaaaaaaaatctcaaacccagaaaaacccatCTCGGGCAAGTTAAACCCAGAAAATCTAGCAATCCCACCTCAGAACCCAGAAAGTCGAACCAAGAAATCCACCTTAGAACCCAGCAAACCTACCTCAGAACCGAGCAAATCCCACCAAGTCGAACCAAGAAATCCACCTCAGAGCAAACCCACCAAGTAGAACCCAACAATCCAACAAGTCGAACCAGGAAACCCACCTCAAAACCCACCAAGTCAAGCCCAACAATCCAGCAAGTTGAACCAGGAAACCCACCTTAGGGTTTTCCACaaagagagagcgagagagagaagatggaTCTGATGCAGAAGCTTCATAAAGTGTTAACGGTGGAGAGAATCACAGGTCCTCGCACCGTCTCTGCCTTTAAGAGAAAGGCATTCTCAGCGTCTCCGAGTTTGTTATCGCCGGCGATAACCACGTCTCCAAATGCCCTACCTGGTCCTGGTACTACATCATCTTCCCGTTCCAAAAACctaatcaaaattttccaatttccaAAATCCATACTTCAGTTTTACCTTTTTATACAATACCCAGCAAAtccaccgagagagagagagagagcttcaaTATTTTTGGGTGAACAGAGAGCTTCAATCTTTAAtctaaaaaaagtaattttttttttgtttgtttttaattaaaactaaaactgtggaattaaaatgtttttgaattttctgatcTGGCCTTTcgttttaatgttttattaattataccTAACgtgacatttaaaaaatgtcaaagaaacttttttaataatattttaattatcacGTTAGCACCATGTCAGTCAGTAGGACACTTCATCTACCACGTAAGAGATTTCTTTTAGTGGGTTGACGgcaaagactaaaataaaatcgtttttctttttttagggacTATATTAGTAGTAAAATCATTATATGAAACAAAAAGGGAATTGGtccaaaatgtagggattaaAAGTACATTTTCGCCTACAATTTATGCTTTTTAAAtaataccctaaaaaaaaaggtttggaaTCCGTCGCTCAATGTAGTAAAACTTGAAGTACCTGTAGAACTACTCATATATGTTATATCTTTTCAGCACATGTTTGAGAGGAGCATTTCTCATGGCCGGTTCAACAGTAGATGCAAGAGATGCAATCGCCGAAGGTccccaaataaaagaaggccccacttgtaaaaaaaatttatatatataatatatttatttatatattttagttaaaaaaattttaagcatttttattggtcaataaaatgcattaaaaaggccccattgtatcctaaaatgcaaaagattaaaaaggaaaaaaaaaagtcaaagttcAGCTAACACAATCAAATTTTAGGAGACAAATGTATTAACTCATtattgaaatatgctaaaattaaaattaatagcagacaaattcattaataatataacgtaattgtcttgaaatatgctaaaatagagattataaatgttaaaaacaaaagaaaaacctctcatctctctgcctctccatctatattcttacagtcttacctttcttttcttttcttcatcttcaccttgatttttgatctttttccaTCAACTTAGTCAGCCCCTCtagcttaaaatttttatttgttgattcCAGCATATCAGTCTACCAGCTGGCAGTCACAGAAGGTATTCTTCTGCtcagggccggctcaacaaGTTTTGGGGCCTTATgcgaaaattttaaatggggcatttttataattaaatattaataaaataaaatatatttatatattgaattttttatttaaaatctatttttcttgctttttgagatgcaaaattactaattaagtttttgtatttaagttcctctaacatttctttttcaattgataatatagctaatccacttaatctttcttgtgacatagtagaccttaaataagattttattaattttaattttgaaaaacttctttctgcaGATGCAACCGTAACAGGTATTGTTAGTAATATTCTATAAGCAATATATGCATTTGGAAAAGAATCtaatctttttaaataattaagtaCATTAATTGGAGTATTTTCATCTATTAGCacaacttcttttaaaactattagttctaaatataaatttaagcCATTAATATCATAATAAACATCATGTTTGAGAAAActttcaagattaagacaatattttttcaaactatTATCATCTAgtgcttttagtttttcaaaattaaataaaaaaccaaaaatatcctcatatatttgaaattgttcaaacctactttcaattgatgaaatagcttgatctactatatataaaaaataattaattctaaAAGATTCTTCAACAGATTGTGTTATCTCATCATTGACATTCTcatcaaattgtttttttctacaaattatACGTTTTTCATGAAATATAGGCTCTATTTCCATTTTGATTGCAATCTCTTTAGATGAAATCATAGCAGATGTAAATCcattttctctatattttttttaaaaaagatatgAGACCCTTTAGTTGATCTATGGCAACGTCAATATGTATGTCTTTCGATTGTAAATTTTTACTAACAGAGTTAACAGCAAATAATATATCATACCAAATAGTCATGcttaacaaaaattcaaaactttcaAGCTCATATGTTGCCAAACAATCAGCTTCACTTTTTGTTTTAGGATCTTCACTCGTTTTTGCTAATTGTAACAAAGCATCTCTTATTTCTAAAGcttgaaattttattgcttttacAGTTTCAATTCGACTTTCCCAATGTGTTTTTGACAATGGTTTAAGAGTAAAACTTGAAACATTATCTTGTAAAATTTTCCATCGCTTTgtggaagaagaaaacaatgtATATATACGTTGTACTACTCCAAAAAAAGACATAGCTTTAGGACAAGAATTGGCCACATCACATAGCACAAGATTAAGATTATGACAACCACATGTGTAAAATGCTTTAGGG encodes:
- the LOC126705687 gene encoding G-type lectin S-receptor-like serine/threonine-protein kinase RKS1 isoform X1, with the translated sequence MAIKLSIVYPSPSATSHITVLFIRNPMNPAKGNTSLLLLSLLLVCPICTSLDSITPNQPLKDGDGQLLLSNQKTFALGFLSLGNSSHRYVGIWYNQITEQTVVWVANRDTPLNDASGVLSINGKGNLVLHTQNQTTPIWSTNVSFSVSSTNNSMAKLLDIGNLVLVQQDSQRFTWQSFDYPTNTLLPLMKLGLDRRTGLNRFLTSWKSKDDPGIGDYSYQMVPTGYPQACLYMGRTLLWRAGSWTGLRWSGIPEMISNYFNVSFVNNQDETTIMYNIFSNSVDPKVTVKMVLDESGIMRRSLWQETTWVEYWSAPRELCDKYLNCGPNSYCDPHNLVIFECKCFPGFEPKSSHDCMREKQGVSICNNGEGFVKLAHMKVPDTSIAHADMSLSMKECEQKCLRNCSCMAYTSANESEGGIGCLTWQGDLVDARTYPDAGQDLYIRVDAVVLAQYAKKNGLTQKKRMLAILGVSVAVMFLLIVSVVYCFVMKKKKGMRHSTNLDSAESTLTYFEDSLSRRDLDGSRRNSNFPLFDLRTIIAATDNFSIANKLGQGGFGPVYKGLLQNGMEIAVKRLSKCSGQGIVQFKTEVALIAKLQHRNLVRILGCCIHKEEKMLIYEYLPNKSLDSFIFDETKRTCLDWGKRFEIICGIARGILYLHQDSRLRIIHRDLKASNVLLDNALNPKISDFGMARIVGGDQIEANTNCIVGTFGYMSPEYAMQGLFSIKSDVYSFGVLLLEIVTGKKNSTYHHDGPSSNLIGHVWDLWREDNSMKIVDPLLDEAYPANEVSRCIQIGLLCVQEHATDRPTMSTVVFMLGNDTHLPSPKRPAFILMGTYNSTNRSTSATSNSVNEISLSEIDGR
- the LOC126705687 gene encoding G-type lectin S-receptor-like serine/threonine-protein kinase RKS1 isoform X2 gives rise to the protein MAIKLSIVYPSPSATSHITVLFIRNPMNPAKGNTSLLLLSLLLVCPICTSLDSITPNQPLKDGDGQLLLSNQKTFALGFLSLGNSSHRYVGIWYNQITEQTVVWVANRDTPLNDASGVLSINGKGNLVLHTQNQTTPIWSTNVSFSVSSTNNSMAKLLDIGNLVLVQQDSQRFTWQSFDYPTNTLLPLMKLGLDRRTGLNRFLTSWKSKDDPGIGDYSYQMVPTGYPQACLYMGRTLLWRAGSWTGLRWSGIPEMISNYFNVSFVNNQDETTIMYNIFSNSVDPKVTVKMVLDESGIMRRSLWQETTWVEYWSAPRELCDKYLNCGPNSYCDPHNLVIFECKCFPGFEPKSSHDCMREKQGVSICNNGEGFVKLAHMKVPDTSIAHADMSLSMKECEQKCLRNCSCMAYTSANESEGGIGCLTWQGDLVDARTYPDAGQDLYIRVDAVVLGMRHSTNLDSAESTLTYFEDSLSRRDLDGSRRNSNFPLFDLRTIIAATDNFSIANKLGQGGFGPVYKGLLQNGMEIAVKRLSKCSGQGIVQFKTEVALIAKLQHRNLVRILGCCIHKEEKMLIYEYLPNKSLDSFIFDETKRTCLDWGKRFEIICGIARGILYLHQDSRLRIIHRDLKASNVLLDNALNPKISDFGMARIVGGDQIEANTNCIVGTFGYMSPEYAMQGLFSIKSDVYSFGVLLLEIVTGKKNSTYHHDGPSSNLIGHVWDLWREDNSMKIVDPLLDEAYPANEVSRCIQIGLLCVQEHATDRPTMSTVVFMLGNDTHLPSPKRPAFILMGTYNSTNRSTSATSNSVNEISLSEIDGR
- the LOC126705687 gene encoding G-type lectin S-receptor-like serine/threonine-protein kinase RKS1 isoform X3 encodes the protein MAIKLSIVYPSPSATSHITVLFIRNPMNPAKGNTSLLLLSLLLVCPICTSLDSITPNQPLKDGDGQLLLSNQKTFALGFLSLGNSSHRYVGIWYNQITEQTVVWVANRDTPLNDASGVLSINGKGNLVLHTQNQTTPIWSTNVSFSVSSTNNSMAKLLDIGNLVLVQQDSQRFTWQSFDYPTNTLLPLMKLGLDRRTGLNRFLTSWKSKDDPGIGDYSYQMVPTGYPQACLYMGRTLLWRAGSWTGLRWSGIPEMISNYFNVSFVNNQDETTIMYNIFSNSVDPKVTVKMVLDESGIMRRSLWQETTWVEYWSAPRELCDKYLNCGPNSYCDPHNLVIFECKCFPGFEPKSSHDCMREKQGVSICNNGEGFVKLAHMKVPDTSIAHADMSLSMKECEQKCLRNCSCMAYTSANESEGGIGCLTWQGDLVDARTYPDAGQDLYIRVDAVVLAQYAKKNGLTQKKRMLAILGVSVAVMFLLIVSVVYCFVMKKKKGMRHSTNLDSAESTLTYFEDSLSRRDLDGSRRNSNFPLFDLRTIIAATDNFSIANKLGQGGFGPVYKGLLQNGMEIAVKRLSKCSGQGIVQFKTEVALIAKLQHRNLVRILGCCIHKEEKMLIYEYLPNKSLDSFIFDETKRTCLDWGKRFEIICGIARGILYLHQDSRLRIIHRDLKASNVLLDNALNPKISDFGMARIVGGDQIEANTNCIVGTLFGTYGEKTIP